In the genome of Nitrospira japonica, one region contains:
- a CDS encoding cyclic peptide export ABC transporter: protein MSLIRFLLRNSWRLVAFSMAAGLISGLASAGLIAVINSALGPGPRTSLLGVAFLAGIILAVVTKAVSEILLTRLGQDIIAQLRVHLCEQILQAPLRRLQELGRHRLLAALNDDTDVIAQAYVQIPLICVNAATVVGCLLYLGWLSWPVLAVVVGCMAFGALSFQVQERRALQSFKQARETNDTLFRHFQSLLEGIKELKLHRDRRGAFLHDALRPTVADYKRDFVNGMAVYAVASNWGLFLFYAVIGLALFLLPEWFELEPSAVAGSALVLLYMMGPFSQIVETLPSVGRADVALEKVEALGLSLTSAATEAEAAPSGDRAAGKDMVRSVPAGWNRLELAGVTHRYYREQEDGDFQLGPIDLSFKPGELVFLVGGNGSGKTTLALLLLGLYAPESGQIRVDGVPVGEMNRDAYRQLFAAVFSDFHLFESLLGLERTGLDGRARDYLTRLQLQDKVRITDGIFSTQSLSQGQRKRLALLTAYLEDRPFYVFDEWAADQDPVFRRVFYEELLPDLRARGKTALVITHDDQYFAVADRCLRMDLGKLADVSDGMGALRYDTQLSAGGE, encoded by the coding sequence ATGAGCCTGATCCGCTTTCTTCTACGAAATTCATGGCGGCTGGTCGCTTTCTCGATGGCCGCAGGGTTGATCAGCGGTTTGGCGAGCGCCGGCCTCATCGCGGTGATCAACTCGGCGCTGGGACCAGGTCCGCGCACGAGTCTGCTCGGCGTCGCATTTCTCGCGGGCATCATCCTGGCGGTCGTGACCAAAGCGGTCTCGGAAATCCTGCTGACCAGACTGGGGCAGGACATCATCGCGCAACTCCGCGTGCACTTGTGCGAGCAGATTCTCCAGGCTCCGCTCCGTCGTTTACAAGAATTGGGGAGGCACCGGCTGCTGGCGGCTCTCAACGACGATACCGACGTCATCGCGCAGGCGTACGTGCAGATCCCGCTGATCTGCGTCAACGCCGCGACGGTCGTCGGGTGCCTGCTCTATCTGGGGTGGCTCTCGTGGCCGGTGCTGGCCGTGGTCGTCGGGTGCATGGCGTTCGGCGCCTTGTCGTTTCAGGTTCAGGAGCGGCGCGCGCTCCAGTCCTTCAAGCAGGCCCGTGAGACCAATGACACATTGTTCCGCCATTTCCAGTCGCTGTTGGAGGGAATCAAAGAACTGAAACTTCATCGGGATCGCCGCGGAGCATTCCTGCACGACGCGCTTCGGCCGACGGTGGCGGACTACAAACGGGATTTCGTGAACGGCATGGCGGTGTATGCCGTGGCCTCGAACTGGGGATTGTTCCTTTTCTACGCGGTGATCGGTCTGGCGTTGTTCCTGTTGCCCGAATGGTTCGAGCTCGAGCCGTCGGCCGTCGCCGGGTCCGCCTTGGTCCTCCTGTACATGATGGGTCCGTTCTCGCAGATCGTGGAAACGCTTCCCAGCGTGGGACGGGCGGACGTGGCGCTGGAGAAAGTCGAAGCGCTGGGCTTGTCCCTGACCTCCGCCGCGACCGAGGCCGAGGCTGCGCCGTCCGGCGACCGTGCAGCCGGCAAGGACATGGTCCGGAGCGTTCCTGCCGGATGGAACCGGCTGGAATTGGCCGGTGTCACGCACCGCTATTACCGGGAGCAGGAGGACGGAGATTTTCAACTCGGCCCGATCGATCTGAGTTTCAAACCCGGTGAGCTGGTGTTCCTGGTCGGCGGCAACGGCAGCGGCAAGACGACACTCGCGTTACTGTTGCTGGGCCTCTATGCGCCGGAGTCCGGACAGATCCGTGTGGATGGTGTGCCGGTCGGCGAGATGAATCGGGATGCCTATCGCCAGCTCTTTGCCGCCGTCTTTTCCGACTTCCATCTCTTCGAGTCCCTGTTGGGCCTGGAGCGGACCGGCCTGGATGGCCGGGCCAGGGACTATCTGACCCGCCTGCAATTGCAGGACAAGGTTCGGATCACGGACGGCATCTTTTCGACGCAGTCGTTGTCGCAGGGGCAGCGCAAGCGGCTGGCCTTGTTGACCGCGTACCTGGAGGACCGGCCGTTCTACGTGTTCGACGAGTGGGCCGCCGATCAGGATCCGGTGTTCCGGCGCGTGTTTTATGAGGAGCTGCTGCCCGACCTGCGGGCGCGCGGCAAGACGGCGCTGGTGATCACGCACGACGACCAGTATTTCGCCGTGGCGGATCGCTGTCTGCGGATGGACCTCGGCAAGCTCGCCGACGTGTCCGACGGAATGGGGGCGTTGCGTTACGACACACAACTCTCGGCCGGCGGGGAATAG
- a CDS encoding type I polyketide synthase gives MASDKERDPVQRHDHDREREGLDIAVIGIAGRFPGAGDCDAFWRNLRDGVESIATLSEEDLTASGVPARLQRDRTYVKRRGVLEGIDLFDAAFFSVTPREAELMDPQQRLFLECAWETFEHAGYDPQRFQGAIGCYAGSSSSGYLFNLFPHGLTLQSAADMAAVLGVEKDSLPTRVSYKLNLEGPSVAVQTACSTSLVAVHLACQGLLAGECEMALAGGISINVPQKVGYLYQKGGIASPDGHCRTFDADARGTVGGSGVGLVLLKRLEDAQAAGDHVLAVIKGSAVNNDGAQKVGYTAPRIEGQAKVIQAAQAAAGVEPDSITYVEAHGTATPMGDPIEVAALTQAFRAGTDRRGFCALGSVKTNIGHLDAAAGIAGLIKAVLALSHRQIPPSLHFSRPNPEIAFAETPFYVNEKLADWARNGTPRRAGVSSFGLGGTNAHVVLEEAPLSDSRPAESGPHLFVLSARSASALSDACRKLAARLGEDRSIHPADVSYTLQEGRRAFAHRRWIAADTVDEAVAALGRPDETRTSTAADGARPVVFLFSGQGSQYPTMGVGLYRCQPVFREQIDRCAELLVPHVGGDIRPWLFEESTADPERLDRTAVTQPALFALEYALARLWMSLGVQPQGMIGHSIGEYVAACLSGVFSLEDALSLVALRGRLMQALPAGAMLAVSMPEAEAAPWLREHDVDLAAVNAPNQCVWSGPIESIDRAETVLAGRGIQTVRLRTSHAFHSRMMDPILESFRTRVGDTARRPPTIPWVSNVTGEWISTEQATDPRYWTDHLRQGVRFADGIRTIRRAPERVLLEVGPGQTLCTLAQRQIEGETSTVFASLSRRRRAAAAVQEATEFLDAVGRLWGAGVPIEWSGLRGERAGRVPLPTYPFERRRFWVEPAARSEADSFGDISAKKSDSADWLYRPSWKRAGLCRRPAQPEPAPWLVFLDDHGAGAAIVRHLEGAGSSVIRVSAGDRFERDGQHGYRIRPGVRDDYQSLVDALRHAQRVPRRVAHCWNVRTPGVDLTVDRFRLAQDRGFHSLVFLTQALGSRTSAESTRILVLTTGLQDVTGDEELRPALAPLLGVCRVAPQEYANLAYRTIDLEDRTGSPLLDDRLIDGLLAETQSDDPVVAYRGSYRWVPAHESVRIDRSDKPACLRMHGVYLITGGLGGVGLALADYLFQTVRARLVLVGRSKPSEEQQRSVDALRAAGAEILVLNADVADAGQMRTVAATTRERFGAIHGVVHAAGIAGGGLLDLKTVEASWDEFAPKVAGALVLDEILRDVPLDFLVFCSSLNALTGGVGQAGYCGANAALDALAHAMSRRGLRAISVNFDRWNQVGMAAKAEARLNAMQIDGSEFDGMTAAEGLEVFARILENRFTPQVMVSVRDLSSVIAYSARTALAHATGHAAFGGTCEPARPGTGHTAPVPGATIEEQVAFIWKQIFGIEQVELRQDFFALGGESLAALQILNRVQEVFGVEVALRKFFEAPTVAGLAAEIRGSKADGARPAPDIVALPRRAKLAASQGAGGRNGKT, from the coding sequence ATGGCATCTGACAAGGAGCGGGATCCGGTGCAACGGCACGACCACGATCGGGAGCGCGAGGGATTAGACATCGCGGTCATCGGAATAGCCGGACGCTTCCCCGGCGCCGGCGATTGCGACGCGTTTTGGCGCAATCTGCGAGACGGCGTCGAGTCCATTGCCACGCTCAGCGAAGAGGACCTGACGGCCTCCGGCGTGCCCGCCCGATTGCAGCGAGACCGAACCTACGTCAAGCGGCGGGGCGTCCTGGAGGGCATCGATCTGTTCGACGCGGCGTTCTTCAGCGTGACGCCGCGGGAGGCCGAACTCATGGATCCCCAGCAGCGCCTGTTTTTGGAATGCGCCTGGGAAACGTTCGAACATGCCGGCTACGACCCGCAACGGTTTCAGGGTGCCATTGGCTGCTATGCCGGCTCGAGTTCCAGCGGCTATCTCTTCAACCTCTTTCCTCACGGCCTCACGCTCCAGTCGGCCGCCGACATGGCTGCGGTGCTCGGCGTGGAGAAAGATTCGCTGCCGACGCGCGTGTCCTACAAGCTAAACCTGGAAGGCCCCAGCGTCGCAGTTCAGACGGCCTGTTCCACTTCCCTCGTCGCCGTGCATCTGGCCTGCCAGGGCCTGCTCGCGGGGGAATGCGAGATGGCTCTGGCGGGCGGGATTTCGATCAACGTGCCTCAGAAAGTCGGATACCTCTATCAGAAGGGCGGCATCGCCTCGCCGGACGGGCATTGCCGGACGTTCGACGCGGATGCGCGGGGCACGGTCGGCGGCAGCGGCGTCGGCCTCGTCCTGCTGAAGAGGTTGGAGGACGCGCAAGCCGCCGGCGACCATGTTCTGGCCGTGATCAAAGGATCCGCCGTAAACAACGACGGGGCGCAGAAGGTCGGCTATACCGCGCCTCGCATCGAAGGACAGGCCAAGGTCATTCAAGCGGCTCAGGCCGCCGCCGGAGTGGAACCGGACTCGATCACGTATGTCGAGGCCCACGGCACCGCCACGCCGATGGGCGACCCGATCGAAGTCGCCGCCCTGACCCAAGCCTTTCGTGCCGGCACGGACCGGCGGGGCTTCTGCGCGCTGGGCTCCGTCAAGACCAACATCGGACATCTGGACGCGGCTGCCGGGATCGCGGGCTTGATCAAGGCGGTGCTCGCGCTATCGCATCGGCAGATTCCTCCCAGTTTGCATTTCAGCCGGCCGAATCCCGAAATCGCCTTTGCCGAGACCCCGTTTTACGTCAACGAGAAGTTGGCGGATTGGGCGCGCAATGGGACGCCCCGCAGGGCCGGCGTCAGTTCATTCGGCCTCGGTGGAACCAACGCGCACGTCGTCCTGGAGGAAGCGCCCCTGTCCGATTCCAGGCCGGCCGAGTCCGGCCCGCATCTTTTCGTACTCTCCGCCAGATCGGCATCGGCGTTGAGCGACGCATGCCGCAAGCTGGCAGCCCGTCTCGGCGAAGACCGGAGCATCCATCCGGCCGACGTCTCGTATACGTTGCAAGAGGGTAGGCGCGCGTTTGCCCATCGCCGATGGATTGCGGCGGACACAGTCGACGAGGCCGTCGCCGCACTCGGCCGTCCCGACGAGACGAGAACGAGCACGGCGGCGGACGGGGCGCGGCCGGTGGTGTTTCTGTTCTCGGGCCAGGGATCCCAATACCCCACGATGGGTGTCGGCCTCTATCGGTGCCAGCCGGTTTTTCGGGAGCAGATCGATCGGTGCGCGGAGCTTCTCGTGCCGCACGTCGGAGGAGACATCAGGCCATGGTTGTTCGAAGAAAGCACGGCGGATCCCGAACGGCTCGACCGAACGGCCGTCACGCAGCCGGCTCTCTTCGCCCTGGAGTATGCGCTCGCCCGGCTCTGGATGAGCCTGGGTGTGCAGCCGCAGGGCATGATCGGCCACAGCATCGGGGAGTACGTCGCCGCCTGTTTGTCCGGGGTCTTCTCGCTGGAGGACGCCCTCTCATTGGTCGCTCTGCGAGGCCGGCTCATGCAGGCTCTGCCGGCCGGCGCCATGCTGGCGGTCTCGATGCCCGAAGCCGAAGCGGCTCCGTGGCTCCGTGAGCACGATGTCGATCTTGCGGCCGTCAATGCACCGAATCAATGCGTGTGGTCCGGACCGATCGAGTCGATCGATCGGGCGGAAACAGTCCTCGCCGGCCGAGGCATTCAGACGGTGCGGCTCCGAACATCTCATGCGTTCCATTCCAGGATGATGGATCCCATCCTGGAATCCTTTCGGACGCGCGTCGGCGACACCGCCAGGCGCCCGCCGACGATTCCATGGGTCTCCAACGTGACCGGAGAGTGGATTTCCACCGAGCAGGCGACGGATCCCCGATATTGGACCGACCACTTGAGGCAAGGCGTCCGCTTTGCGGACGGCATTCGCACGATACGCCGCGCGCCTGAACGAGTCCTGCTCGAAGTGGGGCCGGGTCAGACGCTCTGCACACTCGCACAACGGCAGATCGAGGGCGAAACGTCGACGGTGTTCGCGTCGTTGTCGCGCCGGCGTCGGGCCGCTGCGGCGGTTCAGGAGGCGACCGAATTTCTTGATGCCGTCGGCCGGCTGTGGGGAGCGGGTGTGCCGATCGAGTGGAGCGGATTGCGGGGGGAACGGGCAGGCCGCGTGCCGTTGCCGACGTATCCGTTCGAGCGGCGGCGCTTTTGGGTGGAACCGGCAGCGCGCAGCGAAGCCGATTCCTTCGGAGACATCTCGGCGAAGAAGTCCGACAGCGCCGACTGGCTGTATCGGCCATCTTGGAAACGGGCGGGCCTATGCCGTCGACCGGCACAACCGGAACCGGCTCCATGGTTGGTGTTTCTCGATGATCATGGCGCGGGTGCCGCCATCGTCCGCCATTTGGAAGGGGCGGGGAGTTCCGTCATCCGCGTGTCGGCGGGCGACCGCTTCGAACGAGACGGGCAGCATGGTTATCGAATCCGTCCCGGTGTGCGTGACGATTATCAATCGCTGGTCGATGCTCTCCGGCACGCTCAACGAGTGCCGCGACGGGTGGCGCACTGCTGGAACGTCCGAACGCCCGGCGTCGATCTGACCGTTGACCGGTTTCGCCTCGCGCAAGATCGTGGATTCCATAGCCTCGTCTTTTTGACGCAGGCGCTGGGAAGCCGAACGTCAGCCGAATCGACGCGGATTCTGGTGCTCACGACCGGCCTGCAGGACGTGACGGGTGACGAAGAGTTGCGGCCCGCGCTCGCGCCGCTGCTGGGAGTTTGCCGGGTGGCGCCTCAGGAATATGCCAACCTCGCCTATCGGACGATCGATCTCGAAGACCGGACGGGATCGCCGTTGCTGGACGACCGGCTGATCGACGGACTCCTTGCCGAGACGCAATCCGACGACCCCGTGGTCGCTTATCGCGGGTCATATCGCTGGGTGCCGGCCCATGAGTCGGTCCGGATCGATCGGTCGGACAAGCCAGCCTGCTTGCGGATGCACGGTGTGTATCTCATCACGGGAGGCCTCGGCGGCGTCGGACTCGCTCTTGCGGACTATCTGTTTCAAACGGTTCGGGCCCGCCTGGTCCTGGTGGGCCGGTCGAAGCCCTCCGAAGAACAGCAACGGTCGGTCGATGCGCTCCGGGCGGCCGGCGCCGAGATTCTCGTCCTCAACGCGGACGTGGCGGATGCCGGGCAGATGCGCACGGTCGCGGCGACGACGCGTGAGCGGTTCGGCGCCATCCATGGCGTGGTGCATGCGGCGGGCATCGCCGGCGGCGGTCTTCTCGATCTTAAGACCGTCGAAGCCTCATGGGATGAATTCGCGCCGAAAGTCGCCGGCGCGCTGGTGCTGGACGAGATCCTGCGCGATGTCCCGCTCGATTTTCTGGTCTTCTGCTCGTCGTTGAACGCATTGACCGGCGGCGTCGGCCAAGCCGGCTATTGCGGCGCCAACGCCGCGCTGGATGCGCTCGCCCACGCGATGTCTCGACGCGGCCTGCGCGCAATCAGCGTGAATTTCGATCGATGGAATCAAGTCGGAATGGCGGCGAAGGCCGAGGCGCGTTTGAACGCGATGCAGATCGACGGATCGGAATTCGACGGCATGACGGCTGCGGAAGGCCTGGAGGTGTTCGCCCGGATTCTCGAGAATCGGTTCACGCCCCAGGTCATGGTGTCGGTACGCGATCTTTCCTCGGTGATCGCGTACAGCGCGCGAACGGCGCTTGCGCACGCGACTGGTCATGCCGCCTTCGGCGGAACCTGTGAGCCGGCGAGGCCGGGGACGGGTCATACCGCGCCGGTGCCGGGCGCCACGATCGAAGAGCAGGTGGCGTTCATCTGGAAGCAGATCTTCGGCATCGAGCAGGTGGAACTCCGGCAAGACTTCTTCGCCCTCGGCGGCGAATCGCTGGCGGCGCTCCAAATTCTGAACCGCGTCCAGGAGGTCTTCGGCGTCGAAGTCGCGCTGCGGAAGTTTTTCGAGGCTCCGACGGTGGCGGGGCTCGCGGCGGAAATTCGTGGAAGCAAGGCCGACGGGGCCCGGCCCGCCCCCGACATTGTGGCGCTGCCCAGAAGGGCCAAGCTTGCGGCGAGCCAGGGCGCGGGCGGCAGGAACGGCAAGACGTGA